DNA from Salinibacterium sp. dk2585:
GCTTGGCGACCTTGTGCCGATCGGCGACGTGACGGGTCCCGTGCTCGGATACCTGACGGGCACCTTCCTTCCCGCGATCGTCGGCCCCCTGGGCGCGGCCATCACGGGCGTCGGCATCGGAGATGGTCTCTTCGAGCCTGCCGTCGCGACCGCGGTGACGGCGCTCGGCCCTGTCGTCGGCCTCGTGAGCCAGCTGGTCTCGATCACGGCCAACGTGCAGGAGACGCCGGGTGAGTTCACGGCGGAGGGCGCGTTCGTCACGCCCGACACCTTCACGCAGCGTGCCGCGACGGTGTCGGTGCTGCCGATCCTCGGCACGCTTGCGGAGGTCAATCTGGCCTCGGCGACGGTCCGCGCTCCCGTGCTTCCGACCATCACCGCCATCGCACCAGATGAGGGTCCCGAGACGGGTGGCACGGTCGTGACGATGACCGGCACGGACTTCGCGGATGCCACGGGCGTGACCTTCGACGGAATCCCCGGCACCGGCTTCGCCGTCGTCAACCCCACGACGATCACGGTGACGACTCCCGCCCACGCGCCGGGCCCGGTAGATGTCGTGGTGACGGAACCACTCGGTGGGTCACTCCCCGCGACGTTCACGTACCTGAACGTCCCCGGCATCACCGACATCGATCCGCGCTTCGGTCCTGAGGCAGGGGGCACGCCCGTCACGCTGACGGGTGAGGGCTTCACGGGCGCCACCGACGTGACCTTCGACGGTGTTCCGGCGATCGACGTGACGGTCGTCGATGACGGGACGATCACGGCGACCACGCCCGCGGGTGCCGGCACGGTCGACGTTGTGGTCGAGCATCCGGTCGCTGGTTCGGCCCCGCTCGACTTCACCTACGTCGCTCCGGGGGCTCCCGCGGTCACGGGCATCACGCCCGACCGCGGCCCTGAGACGGGTGGCACCCCGGTGACAATCTCGGGCACTGACCTGGCGGAGGTCACGGCGGTGACCTTCAACGGCGTTCCCGCAACGGATGTGGATGTCGTGAGCGACACGGAGGTGACGGCGGTCTCGCCCGCTGGCACGCCGGGCGACGCGGGTGTCGTGCTGACGAATGACGTGGGTGCATCTGGCCCGCTCGACTTCGAGTACTTCGCAGTGACCTCGGTCGACACGGTCACGCCCGGCACTGGTCCCGAGGACGGCGGCAACGTCGTCACGATCATCGGTGACTGCTTCACAGGTGCGACGGATGTCACCTTCGCTGGCGTCTCCTCGCCCGACTTCGAGGTCGTGAGTGATACGACGATCACGGCCGAGGTGCCTGCGGGTGCCCCCGGCGTCGTGGATGTCGTCGTGGTGGGCACCGGCGACTGCGGCCCGGGCACGCTGCCTGACGCCTACGAGTACCTGGACGAGCCCGTGATCACGGCGATCGCCCCCGAGGAGGGTCCCGAGACGGGCGGCACCGAGGTGACCCTGACGGGCACCGACTTCACGGCTGCCACCTCCGTCGCCTTCGATGGTGTGCCCGCGACCGCATTCGTCGTCGTGGACGACGAGACGATTACGGCGACCTCGCCCGCGGGGGCTCCCGGCGTCGCGGACGTCGTCGTGACGGGTCCCGGAGGCAGCTCCGACCCCGTCGACTTCACGTACGTCAACGTGCCGTCGATCACCTCGGTGACCCCCGACTCAGGTCCTGTGGACGGCGGCACCGAGGTCACGATCATCGGTGAGGGCTTCACGGATGCCACGGACGTCACCTTCGATGGCGTTCCGGGCACCGACTTTGAGGTCGTCGACGACTCGACCGTGACGGTGACCACGCCCGAGGGCGAGGGTGTCGTGGAGGTCGTGGTCGAGCATCCGGTCGCCGACTCGGCACCCGCCGAGTTCGTGTACCTGGCCCCTGGCGCCGCGACGGTCACGTCGATCGCGCCTGATCGCGGCCCCGAGACGGGCGGCACGACGGTCACGATCACGGGTGCCGGCTTCGAGGCCGGTGATGGGGTGACGGGAGTGACGTTCGCTGGAATGCCCGCGACCGACGTCACGATCGTCAGTGACACGGAGCTCACGGCGGTGTCGCCCGCGAACGCGGCCGGCGTCGCGACGGTCGTCGTGCTCAACGAGGCGGGCCCGAGCGCGCCGCTCGGCTTCACGTACTTCGCGGTGATGTCGATCAATGCTGTCGACCCTGGCGTCGGCCCTGAGGATGGCGGCAACACCGTCACGATCGTGGGCGCCTGCTTCACGGGTGCGACCGCTGTGACATTCGGCGGGGTGCCGGCGGCCGAGTTCACGGTCGTCAGCGACACGGTCATCACGGCCGTCGTTCCGGCCGGCACGAGTGGCACGGTCGACGTCGTGGTCGTCGGCGCCGGTGACTGCGGCGCCGCCACCGTCGAGGAGAGCTACGAGTACACGGATGACGCGATCATCTGGAGTCTCAGCCCGACCGAGGGTCCCGAGTCTGGCGGCACCGTGGTCACGATCGATGGTGCAAACCTGGGCGGTGCCACGGGTGTGACCATCGGCGGGGTACCCGCCGAGGAGTTCACGGTCGTGACCGACGGGCGCATCCTCGCGACGACTCCGGCGGGTGCTCCCGGCGTGGTCGACGTCGTGGTGCTCGCGCCGTCCGGTGACTCGGCTGCTGCGGCCTTCACCTACCTCGCAGTGGCGGGCACGGGTGCCGGCGGGGGTCTCCCGATCACGGGTGCCGAGGCGGGCTCCCTGGGCCTGCTCGGAGCGGGCCTGCTCGCACTGGGAGCCGCGGTGGTGGGCCTGAGCCGCCGCCCGGGCACCGAGTAAGGAAATGACGGAAGCGACCCCCGGGGCCTCGGCCCCGGGGGTCACTTGTCTGCCTACCGCGCTTCCCAAGCCCGCGCAGCTCAGTCCGTAACCTTTTGCCGCTGCACAGCATGCAAAGTTATGGTGATTACCTACCCACCCCCTCGACGGAAGCAGCTCACATGGCACGCATCTACGACAACGTCACCGACCTCATCGGCAACACCCCTCTCGTGCGCCTCAACCGGGTGACGGATGGTGCGGAGGCGACCGTGCTCGCCA
Protein-coding regions in this window:
- a CDS encoding IPT/TIG domain-containing protein; amino-acid sequence: MHTRSRSSGRLRSPLLTKGAAATGVAALLLLGAVPPGYALATDTTEAEGRVLSGGGAVNLNGVASLAPAYTASPSQPGAETAPLDLTVLDAVGIEIGGVSLLGTDGVVGVGALQQYASTTPTVASAASGAVLSDGTIDVGGSGVQDNAFVDLGALLGGVPAADGLIDDLRVELGAVSGTATNSGGVLTSDYQIAGGDLVLTSPALGALVGELEGDLAEVSTLVDAIAAEGGALDTALDGLDLGGGLDAILELALGGLVDIDGLALNATLDTDLSAAVSSLPPLVSADGAATINVAAGTITLDLATLLGAPGGTLNDLAPNTELIDSAVLAGLVAPGGAITSALSQLPAALVTTTQETLNAQVLDIAITGTVAAFGEDVVALDVTLAGTVGDFLGVAGSEAPDVLDESTALGDLVPIGDVTGPVLGYLTGTFLPAIVGPLGAAITGVGIGDGLFEPAVATAVTALGPVVGLVSQLVSITANVQETPGEFTAEGAFVTPDTFTQRAATVSVLPILGTLAEVNLASATVRAPVLPTITAIAPDEGPETGGTVVTMTGTDFADATGVTFDGIPGTGFAVVNPTTITVTTPAHAPGPVDVVVTEPLGGSLPATFTYLNVPGITDIDPRFGPEAGGTPVTLTGEGFTGATDVTFDGVPAIDVTVVDDGTITATTPAGAGTVDVVVEHPVAGSAPLDFTYVAPGAPAVTGITPDRGPETGGTPVTISGTDLAEVTAVTFNGVPATDVDVVSDTEVTAVSPAGTPGDAGVVLTNDVGASGPLDFEYFAVTSVDTVTPGTGPEDGGNVVTIIGDCFTGATDVTFAGVSSPDFEVVSDTTITAEVPAGAPGVVDVVVVGTGDCGPGTLPDAYEYLDEPVITAIAPEEGPETGGTEVTLTGTDFTAATSVAFDGVPATAFVVVDDETITATSPAGAPGVADVVVTGPGGSSDPVDFTYVNVPSITSVTPDSGPVDGGTEVTIIGEGFTDATDVTFDGVPGTDFEVVDDSTVTVTTPEGEGVVEVVVEHPVADSAPAEFVYLAPGAATVTSIAPDRGPETGGTTVTITGAGFEAGDGVTGVTFAGMPATDVTIVSDTELTAVSPANAAGVATVVVLNEAGPSAPLGFTYFAVMSINAVDPGVGPEDGGNTVTIVGACFTGATAVTFGGVPAAEFTVVSDTVITAVVPAGTSGTVDVVVVGAGDCGAATVEESYEYTDDAIIWSLSPTEGPESGGTVVTIDGANLGGATGVTIGGVPAEEFTVVTDGRILATTPAGAPGVVDVVVLAPSGDSAAAAFTYLAVAGTGAGGGLPITGAEAGSLGLLGAGLLALGAAVVGLSRRPGTE